The Enterobacter asburiae genomic sequence AACCGTGATGGGTGTGAGGGGATTTTATATCCCCTCTCCCTGTGGGAGAGGGTTAGGGTAAGGGCATAAAACGGCTCAGGCCGTAACGGTTACGCTCTGCCCTTCAAAGCTCACGGTCTGACCCGCGACAATCTTGCAGCGCTTGCGCGTTTCTACCACGCCGTCGACTTTTACCAGCCCGTCGGCGATAACGATTTTCGCCTGCGCGCCGCTTTCGCTCCAGCCTTCCAGCTTCAGCAGATCGCACAGCTCAACGTGCGGGTGTTTACCTAATGAAAAAGTCGCCATCTTACGCGTCCTCTACGTCATGATATTCTTCGCACGCCTGCAGCGTGTTCTGAATCAGCGTTGCTACGGTCATCGGGCCTACGCCGCCCGGTACGGGGGTGATGTAAGACGCGCGCGCGGCGGCATCTTCGTACACCACGTCGCCGACCACTTTGCCGTTTTCCAGACGGTTAATCCCGAC encodes the following:
- the ybcJ gene encoding ribosome-associated protein YbcJ, producing the protein MATFSLGKHPHVELCDLLKLEGWSESGAQAKIVIADGLVKVDGVVETRKRCKIVAGQTVSFEGQSVTVTA